ATTTCCGTGTAACTTGGGAAGATGACAGAGGAGAAATCCAAGTTAATCGTGGTTACAGAATCGAATTTAGCTCACTTCTTGGACCTTACAAAGGCGGATTGCGTTTCCACCCAAGTGTTACAGAAGGTATTATTAAATTCTTAGGTTTTGAGCAAATCTTCAAAAACTCCCTAACAGGACTTGCAATGGGCGGTGGAAAAGGTGGAAGCGACTTTGATCCTAAAGGTAAAAGCGACAGAGAAGTTATGCGATTCTGTCAAGCATTTATGAATGAATTATATCGCCATATCGGCGCACACACTGATGTTCCAGCAGGAGATATTGGTGTAGGTGGAAGAGAAATTGGTTATCTCTTTGGTCAATACAAAAAACTCACAAATCGCTATGATGGTGTGCTTACAGGAAAATCTTTACTTTGGGGTGGAAGCCTAGTAAGAACAGAAGCAACAGGTTATGGTAGCGTATATTTCGCACAAGAAATGTTAAAACACAGCGACTTTGGATCACTAGAGGGCAAAACTTGTTTAGTTTCAGGTAGCGGAAATGTTGCAATCTACACTATCGAAAAACTTCAACAACTAGGTGCAAAACCAGTAACAATCAGCGATTCTAAAGGTATGATTTATGATGAAGCAGGAATTGATCTAGCACTCTTAAAAGAAATCAAAGAAGTTAGACGCGAAAGCCTTGAATCTTATGCAAAAGAAAGACCAAACGCAAAATACACAAGCGCAAAAGACTATCCAAGCGATCACAATCCACTTTGGAGCATTCCTGCTTTTGCTGCTTTCCCAAGTGCAACACAAAATGAAATTAACGCAAAAGATGCCGACAATCTCCTTAAAAATGGCTGCAAATGCGTAAGTGAGGGAGCTAATATGCCTTCAACAATCGAAGCAGTGCATAAATTCCTTAATGCAAAAATCTGCTATGGACCAGGAAAAGCTGCAAATGCTGGTGGTGTAGCAACAAGCGGTTTAGAAATGAGTCAAAATGCTTCTATGACTTCTTGGAGCTTTGAAGAAGTAGATAAAAAACTTCACAATATTATGCAAAATATCTATGCTAATGCAAGCGAAACTGCAAAAGAATTTGGCGATCCTACAAACCTTGTATTAGGTGCTAATATCGCAGGATTCCGTAAAGTTGCTAACGCAATGATTGAGCAAGGTTTGTGTTAAGACTTTCATTATTCTTATTACTTGCTGCTAGCCTCCTTTTTGGAGGCGAAATTTTAAAATTTAAAGAATATTCTCCTAAATCTTCCTTAAATTTTAAAACCACTTCTTATCTAATGAGCGAAAAACTTGATGGAATCCGCGGTATTTGGAATGGAAAGACACTAAGCACTCGCAACAACAATCCCTTAAATCCCCCAAAATTTTGGCTTAAAAACTTCCCTTCCTTTAATTTAGATGGAGAGTTATGGCTAGATTATGAATCCTTTGAGCAAATCTCCAGCATTATACACACTTCAACTCCCAATCCAAAAGAATGGCAAAAAATAATCTATTATATTTTTGATGCACCAAATATTTGCAAAAATTGCACCCTTCTAGAAAGACTTACCAAACTCCAAGAATACCTTGATAAAAATCCCGCTCCCTATATCAAAATAATCCCACAAATCAAAATACAAGACAAAAACCATTTACAAAGCTATTTTCAAAGCATTCTTGATAAAAAGGGAGAGGGAATCATCATTCGCCAAAACGATTCTTCTTATAGCGATTCTAATCATTCCTATAAATACAAACCCTATATGGATAGCGAATGCAAAGTGATTGGCTATACACAAGGAAAAGGTAAATTTAAAGGAATGCTTGGAGCCATTATATGCCAAGCCAATCTCAAAGGTGAGCTAAAAACCTTTAAAATCGGTTCAGGATTCACCCAAAAAGAACGAGAAAATCCACCACCAATTAATTCTATCATCACTTACAAATACAATGGTTTTACTAAAAATAATCTCCCTAGATTTCCTATTTTTCTTCGCATTAGGAATACAGATTTTTAATGCTTTTATGCTAAAATCCCAAAGAAATTTATCATCTAGGATTTAAAATGTTTGAAGAACTACAACCTTGGATTTTAGCTCAACTTTATAGTATTTTACTAGCCGCTGTTACGATTCTAGCTGTTTTAAATCCTTTTGGGAATCTCCCACAATTTATTTCAATGACAGAAGAACTAGAAACCTCATTACGCCAAAGTCTTTTTCGTAATATCCTCTACACTTCCTTTATCATTGTTATCCTTTTTTTATTAGTTGGACCCTTTATTATGCGTTATTTATTTAATGTGGATTTAAATGACTTGCGAATCGCCGGAGGTTTGCTTTTAATATTAGTTAGCCTAAAAAACCTACTTTTTGCTCCACACAAAAATACCCACCATTATGAAACGACCGACAAGAACGAATTATTAAGTCAAAGTATCGTGCCTATGGCATTTCCTATGCTAGTTGGTCCAGGAACACTCTCAACAGGTATTGTCATCTCCGAAGAAAACGGAACTTTTATAGCTCTTAGTGCCGTAGTAACTGCCTTTGCTTTTATGCTTATTTTATTTCATTTCTCAGCAACCATTGAACGCGTTTTAGGTAAGCTTGTTTTGCATGTGCTATCTAGAATCGCACTAGTCTTTATTATGGCAATGGGGGCAAAGATGATGATAACAGGTCTCAAAGCAACTTTTGCTTAAAAGGAGGATTCTATAGAACTTTTTAACGCACTCAAAAATGCTTTAAACGCTAAAACAGCGGAAGAAAAATGCACCCTAACCCAAGAAATTTTTAAAAATTTTCAACTTTTTAAAATAAATCACGATGAAGAAATTCTTCCCCTATCCACTCCAACTTTTTCTCATTTTTGCCAAATTGTCCCACCCAAAAAAGTCCCACAAGGCAAATATCTCAAAAATGATCTTAATGCAGCTCATCTGCTACACTCTATCGCACATATTGAATTTTCTGCCATTGATTTAGCACTAGATTGTGCTTATCGTTTTAGAAACTTACCCCTAGAGTATTATCAAGCTTGGGTGGAAGTCGCATTCCAAGAAGTGCATCATTTTCTTAAACTCAATCAATTGCTTCAAAGCATAGGATTCAAATATGGCGATTTTGGAGTGCATACTTTACTTTTTGATTCAATGAAAAATTGTAATATCCTTTTAGATAGAATCGCCCTTGTTCCAAGGGGAATGGAAGCCGT
This portion of the Helicobacter canadensis MIT 98-5491 genome encodes:
- the gdhA gene encoding NADP-specific glutamate dehydrogenase, which produces MSYTQDVIAKVQRLYPDQVEFHQAVKEVLESIEPALQKDKRYEKFKVLERIVIPERQINFRVTWEDDRGEIQVNRGYRIEFSSLLGPYKGGLRFHPSVTEGIIKFLGFEQIFKNSLTGLAMGGGKGGSDFDPKGKSDREVMRFCQAFMNELYRHIGAHTDVPAGDIGVGGREIGYLFGQYKKLTNRYDGVLTGKSLLWGGSLVRTEATGYGSVYFAQEMLKHSDFGSLEGKTCLVSGSGNVAIYTIEKLQQLGAKPVTISDSKGMIYDEAGIDLALLKEIKEVRRESLESYAKERPNAKYTSAKDYPSDHNPLWSIPAFAAFPSATQNEINAKDADNLLKNGCKCVSEGANMPSTIEAVHKFLNAKICYGPGKAANAGGVATSGLEMSQNASMTSWSFEEVDKKLHNIMQNIYANASETAKEFGDPTNLVLGANIAGFRKVANAMIEQGLC
- a CDS encoding DNA ligase, whose product is MLRLSLFLLLAASLLFGGEILKFKEYSPKSSLNFKTTSYLMSEKLDGIRGIWNGKTLSTRNNNPLNPPKFWLKNFPSFNLDGELWLDYESFEQISSIIHTSTPNPKEWQKIIYYIFDAPNICKNCTLLERLTKLQEYLDKNPAPYIKIIPQIKIQDKNHLQSYFQSILDKKGEGIIIRQNDSSYSDSNHSYKYKPYMDSECKVIGYTQGKGKFKGMLGAIICQANLKGELKTFKIGSGFTQKERENPPPINSIITYKYNGFTKNNLPRFPIFLRIRNTDF
- a CDS encoding MarC family protein, whose amino-acid sequence is MFEELQPWILAQLYSILLAAVTILAVLNPFGNLPQFISMTEELETSLRQSLFRNILYTSFIIVILFLLVGPFIMRYLFNVDLNDLRIAGGLLLILVSLKNLLFAPHKNTHHYETTDKNELLSQSIVPMAFPMLVGPGTLSTGIVISEENGTFIALSAVVTAFAFMLILFHFSATIERVLGKLVLHVLSRIALVFIMAMGAKMMITGLKATFA
- a CDS encoding ferritin-like domain-containing protein; this encodes MFKNFQLFKINHDEEILPLSTPTFSHFCQIVPPKKVPQGKYLKNDLNAAHLLHSIAHIEFSAIDLALDCAYRFRNLPLEYYQAWVEVAFQEVHHFLKLNQLLQSIGFKYGDFGVHTLLFDSMKNCNILLDRIALVPRGMEAVGLDVNPFLCAKVQASNHPIKKDFLKVLEIIFQEEILHVSKGNIWFHYICDKQSIPKQKRAEVYLEILKKYHFSFPKANTAFNTQARIQAGFTQEELTMLRDSTFLSKNPK